Genomic DNA from Lentimicrobium sp. L6:
TGGTTGGTAATAACGAGGATTTTTATAATCAAAATTCTCGGATGTGGTTTGAAAAAGGCAATAAAAATGAATTCGGAGTTGTATATGTTGGATTTGATGACTTATGGCCTCAAGGAGCAATTAATGATAAGGGGCTTGTTTTTGACGGATTTGCAATGCCAAATTTAGAAATCAAAGATTTTGAAGGTAAAGATTCACCTGAGCATGAAGATTTCTTACAATTCATAATGCGAACTTGTTCTAAAGTTGAAGAAGTAAAAGATATTTTCTTAAAATGGGATTTACGAGGCATGGAAACTTCGATGTTTTATTTTGTGGATAAATCCGGAAAGCAATTAATTGTAGAAGGAGATTTTATAGAAATTAGAAATCAATCATATGATATCATATCAAATTTTTACCCTTCGCAATGTGACAATTTAAATGATGTCACCATAGAATTTTATCAGAAAGGAAGAAAATTAATAGAAACAAAACAAGAAACAAGTGTTAGCTTTTGCACCTCATTATTAGATAGCTTACATCAGGAATCAAGTTGGGGAGGCGGCACACTTTATTCTACTCTTTACGATTTAAATGAAGGAATTATTTACTTATATTATAATCATAATTTCAACAATGTTATTACGATCAATATCAAAGAAGAATTACAAAAAGAGAATCATATAATTGAAATTCCAAAATTATTTCCGGATAACAAAAAAGGCCAAGAATTTTATAAGAATTATAATGAGACCATTTCAAAAATTGAAGAATTAGGATATGCCAAAACAATTTCATGTTCAGAGAATATTTCTGAATTGGAGAAATTCTTTAACAATGTTCAGAAAATAACTATTTACAGGGAATATTTTGACAAGGCAGCTGACAAATGGGAAGAAACGGAAGATTTTAAAAGTGCGATTAAAGTTTATGAAGTTATGGCGATGTTTTTTCCTGATGATTATCAAATATATTACAAACTTGGTGAAGCTAATTTTAATTTGAAGCTTTATAATAAAGCACTACTGAATTATCAAGAATGTTCCAAACTTATACCAGAAAACGAAAAATTAAAAGAAAAAATTAATGCGGTTAAAGAATTAATTGAATAAAAAACATTTTCTGTGAAAATCAGCAACTTAACAATCGTTGTAAATAAGAAAACATAAAAAAGAGAGGAATGATATGAAAGTCTTAGTATTAGGTGCAAATGGAGCTACTGGTTTTAATGTTGTTACTCAATTATTAAAGCAAGGGATTGGTGTGAAAGCCTTAACAAGAAATGTAGGAAAATTTGATTTGATAAAAAGTACCGAGCATATAGAAGTAATAAAAGGTAGCATATTAGAACTCGATCATCAAATATTGAAACACTATTTAAGTGATGTAGATGCTGTGGTATCTTGTCTGGGGCATAATATTACACTTAAGGGAATATTTGAAAAGCCATATACACTCGTAGTTGATGCATTAATAAAAACGATTAATTCTATTAAGGAAATTAATAAAAACAAAACCGTGAAAATAGTATTGATGAATACTACGGCATGTATAAACAAATCGCAGAATGAGAAGTTCAAAATAACTGAGAATATTGTAATGAAGATGATGAGGTTTTTATTACCACCACAACGTGACAATGATTTAGCATTAAGACATTTGATCGAAACAGTTGGTATAAGCAACCAACTTATTGAATGGATAGCAGTAAGACCTGATACCTTAATAAATGAAGCTGAAGTATCAGAATATACCATCCACCCTTCACCTGTTAGAAGTCCAATATTTGAT
This window encodes:
- a CDS encoding NAD(P)-binding oxidoreductase, which codes for MKVLVLGANGATGFNVVTQLLKQGIGVKALTRNVGKFDLIKSTEHIEVIKGSILELDHQILKHYLSDVDAVVSCLGHNITLKGIFEKPYTLVVDALIKTINSIKEINKNKTVKIVLMNTTACINKSQNEKFKITENIVMKMMRFLLPPQRDNDLALRHLIETVGISNQLIEWIAVRPDTLINEAEVSEYTIHPSPVRSPIFDAGKTSRINVANFMVSLLKDEDLWEKWKYKTPVIYNREAKKQKKT